In Nicotiana tabacum cultivar K326 chromosome 19, ASM71507v2, whole genome shotgun sequence, one DNA window encodes the following:
- the LOC107809867 gene encoding ATP-dependent Clp protease proteolytic subunit 5, chloroplastic gives MAHSCIATTSSVSKFKYPIESSTLPLAHPVSLPLKHLPFRKLKTVGKVKNRGNSTVKSVYSGAEWVSAKPSPTGIWSIRDDLQVPSSPYFPTYAQGQGPPPMVQERFQSVISQLFQYRIIRCGGAVDDDMANIIVAQLLYLDAVDPTKDIVMYVNSPGGSVTAGMAIFDTMRHIRPDVSTVCVGLAASMGAFLLSAGTKGKRYSLPNSRIMIHQPLGGAQGGQTDIDIQANEMLHHKANLNGYLAYHTGQSLEKINQDTDRDFFMSAKEAKEYGLIDGVILNPMKALQPLAAAAEQS, from the exons ATGGCACATTCTTGCATAGCCACAACTTCATCCGTCTCAAAATTCAAGTACCCGATTGAATCTTCCACTCTTCCCCTAGCCCACCCCGTTTCCCTCCCTCTTAAACATCTTCCCTTCAG GAAATTAAAGACTGTTGGGAAAGTGAAGAATAGGGGAAATAGCACGGTGAAATCCGTGTATTCCGGAGCTGAGTGGGTTTCGGCTAAGCCTTCACCTACAGGAATTTGGTCTATAAG AGATGATTTGCAAGTTCCGTCTTCACCTTATTTTCCTACATATGCCCAAGGTCAAGGACCACCTCCGATGGTACAAGAGAGATTTCAGAGTGTGATCAGCCAGCTCTTCCAATAT AGGATCATACGATGCGGTGGAGCAGTTGATGATGATATGGCTAATATCATAGTTGCTCAGCTTCTTTATCTTGATGCTGTTGATCCCACAAAG GACATTGTCATGTATGTCAACTCTCCAGGAGGGTCAGTAACGGCAG GAATGGCCATTTTCGACACCATGCGGCATATTCGACCTGATGTGTCTACTGTCTGTGTTGGACTCGCTGCAAG TATGGGGGCTTTTCTTCTCAGCGCGGGCACCAAAG GAAAGAGATATAGCTTGCCAAATTCAAGGATAATGATTCACCAGCCTCTTGGTGGTGCTCAAGGTGGCCAAACTGATATAGATATACAG GCTAATGAGATGTTGCATCACAAAGCTAACCTGAATGGGTACCTTGCCTACCACACTGGTCAAAGCCTTGAGAAGATTAACCAGGACACCGATCGTGATTTTTTCATGAGTGCAAAGGAAGCTAAAGAGTATGGGCTAATCGATGGTGTCATCTTGAACCCCATGAAAGCCCTTCAACCACTTGCAGCAGCTGCTGAACAATCATAG